In the genome of Nocardia sp. NBC_00416, one region contains:
- a CDS encoding Lrp/AsnC family transcriptional regulator, translating into MELTAADRVLLDALARDGRTPFTTLARATGSTAGRVTRRIEALVRSGVAYFDIDIAPAASGHRTTTTLWMTVEPRHLRQVGHALADHPNVPFAAAISGSANLTANLTTSGLGAVYRFVTTTLAEAPGITGYELVPLTRQTKYAGAQVLGDRLAPPSAPAPRRG; encoded by the coding sequence GTGGAACTGACGGCCGCGGACCGGGTGCTGCTCGACGCGCTCGCCCGCGACGGCCGCACCCCGTTCACCACCTTGGCCCGCGCGACCGGCAGCACGGCGGGACGGGTCACCCGCCGTATCGAGGCGCTGGTGCGTTCGGGCGTGGCCTATTTCGATATCGATATCGCCCCGGCCGCCAGCGGTCACCGCACGACGACCACGCTGTGGATGACGGTCGAGCCCCGGCACCTGCGCCAGGTCGGGCACGCCCTGGCCGATCACCCGAATGTGCCGTTCGCGGCGGCGATCTCCGGCTCCGCCAACCTCACGGCCAACCTCACGACGAGCGGCCTCGGCGCCGTCTACCGGTTCGTCACCACCACGCTGGCCGAGGCGCCCGGTATCACCGGATACGAGCTCGTTCCGCTGACCCGGCAGACCAAATACGCGGGTGCGCAGGTTCTCGGTGACCGGTTGGCGCCCCCGTCGGCTCCCGCGCCGCGTCGCGGATGA
- a CDS encoding beta-class carbonic anhydrase: MTATDDYVANNAQYAAQFSGPLPLPPSKHTAVVACMDARLDVYRILGLQEGEAHVIRNAGGVVTDDEIRSLAISQRLLGTTEIILIHHTDCGMLTFTDDDFKRAIQDETGIKPTWSAEAFTDLNEDVRQSLRRIEASPFVTKTSSLRGFVFDVATGKLEEVTA; the protein is encoded by the coding sequence ATGACAGCTACCGATGACTATGTGGCCAACAACGCGCAGTACGCGGCGCAGTTCAGTGGACCGCTGCCCCTTCCGCCCAGCAAGCACACCGCCGTGGTCGCCTGCATGGACGCCCGGCTGGACGTGTACCGGATCCTCGGCCTGCAGGAGGGCGAGGCCCATGTCATCCGCAATGCGGGCGGCGTCGTCACCGACGACGAGATCCGCTCGCTGGCGATCAGCCAGCGACTACTCGGCACCACCGAGATCATCCTGATCCACCACACCGATTGCGGGATGCTGACCTTCACCGACGACGATTTCAAACGCGCCATCCAGGACGAAACCGGGATCAAGCCCACCTGGTCGGCCGAAGCGTTCACCGACTTGAACGAGGATGTGCGGCAATCGCTGCGACGGATCGAGGCCAGCCCCTTCGTCACCAAGACCTCCTCGCTGCGCGGATTCGTCTTCGATGTCGCCACCGGCAAGCTCGAGGAAGTCACCGCCTGA
- a CDS encoding LLM class flavin-dependent oxidoreductase, producing the protein MRIGIGLPSAVPGATPETIGTWAAHSEQAGFASLGATDRLVYDSLDPLVTLAVAAAHTTETELVSTVLNIGYRGNPFVVASQLASLDRLSGGRLTAGLGMGAWQDDYTVSEVAMTTRGARFESALAQLRRAWRGELAGAAGPVPALPPGRPQVLLAGMVPAGIVRAAALADGWVAPAFSVELLRTGLDIVGTEWARLARPGRPRVLAVRYFQLGADAVATAESYAQNYYGPEMFPQVRPDLLTDTAHLCDEVFRIAESGADDVILLPCSGDPDQIQLLADALGDQWLGAAHRTPATAGG; encoded by the coding sequence GTGCGGATCGGAATCGGATTGCCCTCCGCAGTCCCGGGTGCCACCCCCGAAACCATCGGGACCTGGGCGGCACACAGCGAACAGGCCGGTTTCGCATCGCTGGGAGCCACCGACCGGCTGGTGTACGACAGCCTGGACCCGCTGGTGACGCTGGCGGTCGCAGCGGCGCACACCACCGAGACCGAATTGGTGAGCACCGTGCTGAACATCGGCTACCGCGGGAACCCGTTCGTGGTGGCGAGCCAGCTCGCCTCGCTGGACCGGCTCTCCGGCGGCCGGCTCACCGCGGGTCTCGGCATGGGAGCCTGGCAGGACGACTACACCGTGAGCGAGGTGGCGATGACCACTCGTGGCGCCCGGTTCGAAAGCGCGCTCGCGCAGCTGCGACGAGCGTGGCGCGGCGAACTCGCGGGCGCGGCCGGACCGGTTCCGGCACTGCCGCCGGGGCGACCGCAGGTGCTGCTCGCGGGTATGGTGCCCGCCGGGATAGTGCGCGCCGCCGCCCTCGCCGACGGATGGGTAGCACCGGCCTTCAGCGTCGAACTGTTGCGCACCGGACTCGATATCGTCGGTACCGAGTGGGCCCGCCTCGCCCGGCCCGGCCGGCCCCGGGTGCTGGCCGTCCGCTATTTCCAGCTCGGCGCCGACGCGGTGGCGACAGCGGAGTCCTACGCGCAGAACTATTACGGTCCGGAGATGTTCCCCCAGGTCCGGCCCGACCTCCTCACCGACACCGCGCACCTGTGCGACGAGGTGTTCCGGATCGCCGAGTCCGGCGCCGACGATGTCATCCTGCTGCCCTGTTCGGGCGACCCGGACCAGATCCAGCTCCTCGCCGACGCCCTCGGCGACCAATGGCTCGGCGCCGCACACCGGACGCCCGCCACCGCGGGCGGCTGA
- a CDS encoding DUF5995 family protein, whose protein sequence is MSSERPARPSYLVVVAATVLSVVFALSAPARTAAAEVDTACGAPLSAAAVAEIVELSDTSALTDDESGSSLARLERAVEQHRRITEILVAHRDRRGLLPLGLDAVEQAAVMPLQRNPAAFDDPEWAHRISLDLLLRLLRNVHAEFTGAPTEPQWAHYFALARRCELSAGRVAMAGYNAHLTVDLSNAVAATRAVPANARDHFVIVDAIASHGSLIVDLTETIYGGDLGPLWRFYFVGEGLDAVFGAGVVTGPLLRLVDAGANVVIFGNGLALQDPAAEPAVRAEMDVLWRSAEAAFDVLAAQGGL, encoded by the coding sequence ATGTCCAGCGAACGTCCCGCGCGGCCGAGCTATCTCGTGGTCGTCGCCGCAACTGTGTTGTCCGTCGTATTCGCGCTGTCGGCACCGGCGCGGACCGCCGCGGCCGAGGTCGATACCGCCTGTGGCGCACCACTGTCGGCGGCGGCCGTGGCCGAGATCGTCGAACTGTCCGACACCTCGGCACTGACGGACGACGAATCCGGCTCCTCGCTGGCTCGGCTCGAGCGGGCGGTGGAACAGCATCGGCGGATCACCGAGATCCTGGTCGCGCATCGAGATCGGCGCGGGCTGCTCCCGCTGGGGCTCGATGCCGTCGAGCAGGCCGCGGTGATGCCGCTGCAACGGAATCCGGCCGCGTTCGATGATCCCGAATGGGCGCACCGCATCAGCCTCGATCTGCTGCTGCGGTTGCTGCGCAATGTGCACGCGGAGTTCACCGGCGCGCCCACCGAACCGCAGTGGGCGCACTATTTCGCGCTCGCCCGCCGGTGCGAGTTGTCCGCGGGACGGGTGGCGATGGCGGGTTACAACGCCCACCTCACCGTCGATCTGTCCAATGCCGTCGCCGCGACCCGTGCCGTACCGGCGAACGCACGGGATCATTTCGTGATCGTCGACGCGATCGCCAGTCACGGCTCGCTCATCGTCGACCTCACCGAAACGATCTACGGCGGAGATCTGGGACCACTGTGGCGGTTCTATTTCGTGGGTGAGGGACTGGATGCCGTCTTCGGTGCCGGAGTGGTGACCGGGCCACTGTTGCGGCTGGTCGACGCCGGCGCGAACGTGGTGATCTTCGGCAACGGCCTGGCCCTGCAGGATCCGGCGGCGGAGCCGGCGGTCCGGGCGGAGATGGATGTGCTGTGGCGCAGCGCGGAGGCCGCCTTCGATGTGCTCGCTGCGCAGGGCGGACTCTGA
- a CDS encoding SDR family NAD(P)-dependent oxidoreductase, producing the protein MTTTLITGANKGIGFATARRLVAAGHIVYLGCRDAERGRRAAAESGGRALPLDITDEASVVSAAGIIEAGGGLDVLINNAGVQAEMGADTTLGAADLTVDTMRRTFETNVFGTVRVLHAFLPLLQRSTAPVVVNVSSGLASLTRISTAGTAARAYPGVAYPASKTAVNALTVHYAKAYPDMRINAVEPGFTKTDLNGHTGTGTVEEAAEVIVRMAEIGRDGPTGGYFDATGALPW; encoded by the coding sequence ATGACAACGACATTGATCACCGGGGCCAACAAGGGCATCGGATTCGCGACGGCGCGACGGCTGGTCGCCGCCGGGCATATCGTCTATCTCGGTTGCCGCGACGCCGAACGCGGCCGCCGCGCCGCCGCCGAATCGGGCGGCCGCGCGCTGCCTCTCGATATCACCGACGAGGCGTCCGTGGTGTCCGCGGCCGGGATCATCGAGGCGGGCGGGGGATTGGACGTTCTCATCAACAATGCCGGTGTCCAGGCCGAGATGGGGGCGGATACGACCCTCGGCGCGGCCGATCTGACCGTGGACACGATGCGTCGGACATTCGAGACCAATGTATTCGGCACGGTGCGTGTTCTGCACGCGTTCCTCCCGCTCCTGCAACGGTCCACTGCTCCGGTCGTCGTCAATGTCAGCAGCGGCCTGGCGTCACTGACCCGGATCTCGACTGCGGGCACGGCGGCGCGCGCGTATCCGGGTGTCGCCTATCCCGCGTCCAAGACCGCGGTCAACGCACTCACCGTGCACTACGCGAAGGCGTATCCGGACATGCGGATCAATGCGGTGGAGCCGGGATTCACGAAAACCGATCTGAACGGGCACACCGGAACCGGAACCGTCGAGGAGGCCGCCGAAGTCATCGTGCGGATGGCCGAGATCGGTCGCGACGGACCGACCGGAGGCTATTTCGATGCCACTGGAGCCCTGCCCTGGTGA